A single Acidimicrobiia bacterium DNA region contains:
- a CDS encoding V-type ATP synthase subunit D, with protein sequence MEQLTATRSELLARRGHLELARRGRDLLEDKRDQLMKEFRKVADLVLSGEGALDRAAGAARRALADAEAFDGPDLVRSAAAVGGSGIFLEAHPVYIMGVRIADIEYGPVRRSLVDRGYTLTGTSARIDRASELFETELELALELAARELRLRRLVEEIATTTRRVNALENIVIPQLERETSMILAVLDERERQDRFRLKRAKAQRARRLTMAGMR encoded by the coding sequence AACAGTTGACGGCAACACGCTCGGAACTCCTGGCTCGTCGGGGCCACCTTGAGCTGGCGCGCCGGGGGCGAGATCTCCTGGAAGACAAACGGGATCAACTCATGAAGGAATTTCGCAAGGTCGCCGACCTCGTCTTGTCAGGCGAGGGGGCCCTTGATCGAGCTGCTGGTGCGGCTCGTCGCGCACTTGCCGATGCCGAAGCCTTCGATGGACCTGACCTCGTGCGGTCTGCCGCGGCGGTCGGTGGTTCGGGAATCTTCCTCGAGGCTCATCCCGTTTACATCATGGGCGTACGAATCGCCGACATCGAGTACGGACCAGTTCGGCGGTCTCTCGTTGATCGTGGCTACACCTTGACGGGAACCAGCGCTCGTATCGACCGGGCCAGCGAGTTGTTTGAAACGGAACTGGAACTCGCCCTTGAGCTGGCTGCTCGAGAACTCCGTCTGCGGCGGCTGGTCGAAGAAATCGCCACTACGACCCGGCGCGTCAACGCCCTTGAGAACATCGTAATCCCACAGCTTGAACGCGAGACCAGCATGATTCTTGCTGTGCTCGATGAGCGAGAGCGGCAGGATCGGTTCCGACTCAAGCGGGCGAAGGCGCAACGGGCGCGCCGGTTGACCATGGCAGGCATGCGATGA